In Odontesthes bonariensis isolate fOdoBon6 chromosome 9, fOdoBon6.hap1, whole genome shotgun sequence, the following proteins share a genomic window:
- the agfg1a gene encoding arf-GAP domain and FG repeat-containing protein 1a isoform X6, giving the protein MAASAKRKQEEKHLKMLREMTSLPPNRKCFDCDQRGPTYANMTVGSFVCTSCSGILRGLNPPHRVKSISMTTFTQQEIEFLQKHGNEACKRIWLGLYDDRTSSVPDFREPQKVKEFLQEKYEKKRWYVPPEQAKVVASVHASISGSSNSSTSSTPEVRPLKSLLGESAPSLHLNKNTPPNQSPVVSRGQTHQQQLHDKKFDLLSDLGGDIFAAPPNANAAASAGFANFAHFNSHTTAQSANADADFANFAAFGSAAGSTGGFPSAPHATFEPSNTAFAVLSSSRSMGEFAAALPLQSAHSSASGGLSNANFAHFDNFPKSSSADFGSFSSSSQSNSTGAGSDAVQSTSVSVDRYAVLADLDNVFSSAKTEQGGGIPIGVSAAPTAAAAGLPQKQPVGPAWGDRYAALAELDTVFSPPAPATSVYNTTSTSQRSVFGPETVVSTAQAQQPISSMAQGFGAQSTNPFVAAGVAPAGAPTNPFQCNGRAASVAAAAASFGTGSMSMPSGFGNAAAYNFPTSFSGTFQPPFPGQAPFPQPPAFPQQPNGGGFPAFGPAKPVVTPFGQGMAGPMVPNNPFLGAGPPAQYPAGGSSTNPFL; this is encoded by the exons GCGAGGACTGAATCCACCTCATAGAGTCAAGTCCATTTCCATGACAACGTTCACGCAACAGGAAATCGAGTTCCTGCAGAAACATGGCAATGAG gcgTGTAAACGGATCTGGCTCGGCCTTTATGATGACAGAACCTCCTCAGTACCAGACTTCAGGGAACCACAGAAAGTCAAGGAGTTCCTTCAAGAAAAATACGAGAAGAAGAGATG GTACGTACCTCCCGAACAGGCCAAAGTGGTGGCATCAGTCCATGCTTCCATCTCTGGCTCCTCGaacagcagcaccagcagcaccccAGAAGTAAGACCATTAAAATCCCTACTGGGGGAGTCGGCCCCCTCTCTGCACCTCAACAAGAACACCCCACCAAATCAG TCTCCAGTGGTGAGCCGTGGACAAACCCACCAACAACAGCTCCATGATAAGAAGTTTGACCTCCTCAGTGACTTGGGTGGAGACATCTTTGCGGCCCCGCCCAATGCGAATGCGGCCGCCAGTGCCGGTTTTGCTAACTTTGCACATTTCAACAGCCACACAA cggcacagAGTGCCAACGCAGATGCAGACTTTGCAAACTTTGCTGCATTCGGGAGCGCTGCTGGGTCGACAGGTGGTTTCCCCTCTGCACCCCACGCCACATTTGAGCCCTCGAACACAG CGTTCGCTGTGCTCTCATCCAGCCGCAGTATGGGTGAGTTTGCCGCTGCTCTGCCTCTCCAGAGTGCACACA GTAGCGCCTCAGGGGGACTATCAAATGCCAATTTTGCACATTTTGACAACTTCCCCAAATCAAGTAGTGCCGACTTTGGATCCTTCAGTTCTTCCTCCCAGAGTAACTCCACAGGAGCTGGCAGTGACGCTGTACAGAGTACTAGCGTTTCTGTCGATAGATACGCAGTCCTGGCTGACCTGGATAACGTTTTTAGCTCTGCCAAAACAGAGCAAG GAGGAGGTATTCCCATCGGGGTGAGTGCAGCCCCGACGGCGGCGGCGGCAGGTTTGCCTCAGAAGCAGCCAGTGGGTCCAGCTTGGGGGGACCGCTATGCGGCTTTAGCTGAGCTTGACACTGTTTTCAGCCCGCCCGCCCCTGCCACCAGTGTTTACAACACCACCAGCACCTCACAAAG GAGTGTGTTTGGCCCAGAGACGGTGGTGTCAACAGCACAAGCACAGCAGCCCATATCGAGCATGGCTCAGGGTTTTGGAG CACAGTCAACTAATCCATTTGTAGCTGCTGGTGTTGCTCCGGCAGGGGCTCCCACCAACCCATTCCAGTGCAACGGCAGAGCAGCAAGCGTGGCGGCCGCGGCAG CATCTTTTGGCACAGGCTCCATGAGTATGCCGTCTGGATTTGGAAATGCTGCAGCCTACAACTTCCCTACCAGTTTCAGTGGAACATTCCAGCCACCTTTTCCTGGCCAGGCTCCCTTCCCTCAGCCTCCTGCATTTCCCCAGCAACCCAAcg gtggagGATTCCCAGCCTTTGGCCCAGCCAAGCCTGTTGTAACTCCTTTTGGACAGGGAATGGCAGGACCTATGGTCCCTAACAACCCTTTTCTG GGTGCAGGTCCACCCGCACAGTACCCGGCAGGAGGCTCCTCAACAAACCCCTTCTTATAG
- the agfg1a gene encoding arf-GAP domain and FG repeat-containing protein 1a isoform X3, with protein sequence MAASAKRKQEEKHLKMLREMTSLPPNRKCFDCDQRGPTYANMTVGSFVCTSCSGILRGLNPPHRVKSISMTTFTQQEIEFLQKHGNEACKRIWLGLYDDRTSSVPDFREPQKVKEFLQEKYEKKRWYVPPEQAKVVASVHASISGSSNSSTSSTPEVRPLKSLLGESAPSLHLNKNTPPNQSPVVSRGQTHQQQLHDKKFDLLSDLGGDIFAAPPNANAAASAGFANFAHFNSHTTAQSANADADFANFAAFGSAAGSTGGFPSAPHATFEPSNTAFAVLSSSRSMGEFAAALPLQSAHSSASGGLSNANFAHFDNFPKSSSADFGSFSSSSQSNSTGAGSDAVQSTSVSVDRYAVLADLDNVFSSAKTEQGGGIPIGVSAAPTAAAAGLPQKQPVGPAWGDRYAALAELDTVFSPPAPATSVYNTTSTSQRSVFGPETVVSTAQAQQPISSMAQGFGAAQSTNPFVAAGVAPAGAPTNPFQCNGRAASVAAAAGLAEALHWQGYTPTFGSMSMPSGFGNAAAYNFPTSFSGTFQPPFPGQAPFPQPPAFPQQPNGGGFPAFGPAKPVVTPFGQGMAGPMVPNNPFLGAGPPAQYPAGGSSTNPFL encoded by the exons GCGAGGACTGAATCCACCTCATAGAGTCAAGTCCATTTCCATGACAACGTTCACGCAACAGGAAATCGAGTTCCTGCAGAAACATGGCAATGAG gcgTGTAAACGGATCTGGCTCGGCCTTTATGATGACAGAACCTCCTCAGTACCAGACTTCAGGGAACCACAGAAAGTCAAGGAGTTCCTTCAAGAAAAATACGAGAAGAAGAGATG GTACGTACCTCCCGAACAGGCCAAAGTGGTGGCATCAGTCCATGCTTCCATCTCTGGCTCCTCGaacagcagcaccagcagcaccccAGAAGTAAGACCATTAAAATCCCTACTGGGGGAGTCGGCCCCCTCTCTGCACCTCAACAAGAACACCCCACCAAATCAG TCTCCAGTGGTGAGCCGTGGACAAACCCACCAACAACAGCTCCATGATAAGAAGTTTGACCTCCTCAGTGACTTGGGTGGAGACATCTTTGCGGCCCCGCCCAATGCGAATGCGGCCGCCAGTGCCGGTTTTGCTAACTTTGCACATTTCAACAGCCACACAA cggcacagAGTGCCAACGCAGATGCAGACTTTGCAAACTTTGCTGCATTCGGGAGCGCTGCTGGGTCGACAGGTGGTTTCCCCTCTGCACCCCACGCCACATTTGAGCCCTCGAACACAG CGTTCGCTGTGCTCTCATCCAGCCGCAGTATGGGTGAGTTTGCCGCTGCTCTGCCTCTCCAGAGTGCACACA GTAGCGCCTCAGGGGGACTATCAAATGCCAATTTTGCACATTTTGACAACTTCCCCAAATCAAGTAGTGCCGACTTTGGATCCTTCAGTTCTTCCTCCCAGAGTAACTCCACAGGAGCTGGCAGTGACGCTGTACAGAGTACTAGCGTTTCTGTCGATAGATACGCAGTCCTGGCTGACCTGGATAACGTTTTTAGCTCTGCCAAAACAGAGCAAG GAGGAGGTATTCCCATCGGGGTGAGTGCAGCCCCGACGGCGGCGGCGGCAGGTTTGCCTCAGAAGCAGCCAGTGGGTCCAGCTTGGGGGGACCGCTATGCGGCTTTAGCTGAGCTTGACACTGTTTTCAGCCCGCCCGCCCCTGCCACCAGTGTTTACAACACCACCAGCACCTCACAAAG GAGTGTGTTTGGCCCAGAGACGGTGGTGTCAACAGCACAAGCACAGCAGCCCATATCGAGCATGGCTCAGGGTTTTGGAG CAGCACAGTCAACTAATCCATTTGTAGCTGCTGGTGTTGCTCCGGCAGGGGCTCCCACCAACCCATTCCAGTGCAACGGCAGAGCAGCAAGCGTGGCGGCCGCGGCAG GCTTGGCGGAGGCTCTTCATTGGCAGGGTTATACCCCCACCTTTG GCTCCATGAGTATGCCGTCTGGATTTGGAAATGCTGCAGCCTACAACTTCCCTACCAGTTTCAGTGGAACATTCCAGCCACCTTTTCCTGGCCAGGCTCCCTTCCCTCAGCCTCCTGCATTTCCCCAGCAACCCAAcg gtggagGATTCCCAGCCTTTGGCCCAGCCAAGCCTGTTGTAACTCCTTTTGGACAGGGAATGGCAGGACCTATGGTCCCTAACAACCCTTTTCTG GGTGCAGGTCCACCCGCACAGTACCCGGCAGGAGGCTCCTCAACAAACCCCTTCTTATAG
- the agfg1a gene encoding arf-GAP domain and FG repeat-containing protein 1a isoform X5 translates to MAASAKRKQEEKHLKMLREMTSLPPNRKCFDCDQRGPTYANMTVGSFVCTSCSGILRGLNPPHRVKSISMTTFTQQEIEFLQKHGNEACKRIWLGLYDDRTSSVPDFREPQKVKEFLQEKYEKKRWYVPPEQAKVVASVHASISGSSNSSTSSTPEVRPLKSLLGESAPSLHLNKNTPPNQSPVVSRGQTHQQQLHDKKFDLLSDLGGDIFAAPPNANAAASAGFANFAHFNSHTTAQSANADADFANFAAFGSAAGSTGGFPSAPHATFEPSNTAFAVLSSSRSMGEFAAALPLQSAHSSASGGLSNANFAHFDNFPKSSSADFGSFSSSSQSNSTGAGSDAVQSTSVSVDRYAVLADLDNVFSSAKTEQGGGIPIGVSAAPTAAAAGLPQKQPVGPAWGDRYAALAELDTVFSPPAPATSVYNTTSTSQRSVFGPETVVSTAQAQQPISSMAQGFGAAQSTNPFVAAGVAPAGAPTNPFQCNGRAASVAAAAASFGTGSMSMPSGFGNAAAYNFPTSFSGTFQPPFPGQAPFPQPPAFPQQPNGGGFPAFGPAKPVVTPFGQGMAGPMVPNNPFLGAGPPAQYPAGGSSTNPFL, encoded by the exons GCGAGGACTGAATCCACCTCATAGAGTCAAGTCCATTTCCATGACAACGTTCACGCAACAGGAAATCGAGTTCCTGCAGAAACATGGCAATGAG gcgTGTAAACGGATCTGGCTCGGCCTTTATGATGACAGAACCTCCTCAGTACCAGACTTCAGGGAACCACAGAAAGTCAAGGAGTTCCTTCAAGAAAAATACGAGAAGAAGAGATG GTACGTACCTCCCGAACAGGCCAAAGTGGTGGCATCAGTCCATGCTTCCATCTCTGGCTCCTCGaacagcagcaccagcagcaccccAGAAGTAAGACCATTAAAATCCCTACTGGGGGAGTCGGCCCCCTCTCTGCACCTCAACAAGAACACCCCACCAAATCAG TCTCCAGTGGTGAGCCGTGGACAAACCCACCAACAACAGCTCCATGATAAGAAGTTTGACCTCCTCAGTGACTTGGGTGGAGACATCTTTGCGGCCCCGCCCAATGCGAATGCGGCCGCCAGTGCCGGTTTTGCTAACTTTGCACATTTCAACAGCCACACAA cggcacagAGTGCCAACGCAGATGCAGACTTTGCAAACTTTGCTGCATTCGGGAGCGCTGCTGGGTCGACAGGTGGTTTCCCCTCTGCACCCCACGCCACATTTGAGCCCTCGAACACAG CGTTCGCTGTGCTCTCATCCAGCCGCAGTATGGGTGAGTTTGCCGCTGCTCTGCCTCTCCAGAGTGCACACA GTAGCGCCTCAGGGGGACTATCAAATGCCAATTTTGCACATTTTGACAACTTCCCCAAATCAAGTAGTGCCGACTTTGGATCCTTCAGTTCTTCCTCCCAGAGTAACTCCACAGGAGCTGGCAGTGACGCTGTACAGAGTACTAGCGTTTCTGTCGATAGATACGCAGTCCTGGCTGACCTGGATAACGTTTTTAGCTCTGCCAAAACAGAGCAAG GAGGAGGTATTCCCATCGGGGTGAGTGCAGCCCCGACGGCGGCGGCGGCAGGTTTGCCTCAGAAGCAGCCAGTGGGTCCAGCTTGGGGGGACCGCTATGCGGCTTTAGCTGAGCTTGACACTGTTTTCAGCCCGCCCGCCCCTGCCACCAGTGTTTACAACACCACCAGCACCTCACAAAG GAGTGTGTTTGGCCCAGAGACGGTGGTGTCAACAGCACAAGCACAGCAGCCCATATCGAGCATGGCTCAGGGTTTTGGAG CAGCACAGTCAACTAATCCATTTGTAGCTGCTGGTGTTGCTCCGGCAGGGGCTCCCACCAACCCATTCCAGTGCAACGGCAGAGCAGCAAGCGTGGCGGCCGCGGCAG CATCTTTTGGCACAGGCTCCATGAGTATGCCGTCTGGATTTGGAAATGCTGCAGCCTACAACTTCCCTACCAGTTTCAGTGGAACATTCCAGCCACCTTTTCCTGGCCAGGCTCCCTTCCCTCAGCCTCCTGCATTTCCCCAGCAACCCAAcg gtggagGATTCCCAGCCTTTGGCCCAGCCAAGCCTGTTGTAACTCCTTTTGGACAGGGAATGGCAGGACCTATGGTCCCTAACAACCCTTTTCTG GGTGCAGGTCCACCCGCACAGTACCCGGCAGGAGGCTCCTCAACAAACCCCTTCTTATAG
- the agfg1a gene encoding arf-GAP domain and FG repeat-containing protein 1a isoform X13, whose translation MAASAKRKQEEKHLKMLREMTSLPPNRKCFDCDQRGPTYANMTVGSFVCTSCSGILRGLNPPHRVKSISMTTFTQQEIEFLQKHGNEACKRIWLGLYDDRTSSVPDFREPQKVKEFLQEKYEKKRWYVPPEQAKVVASVHASISGSSNSSTSSTPEVRPLKSLLGESAPSLHLNKNTPPNQSPVVSRGQTHQQQLHDKKFDLLSDLGGDIFAAPPNANAAASAGFANFAHFNSHTTAQSANADADFANFAAFGSAAGSTGGFPSAPHATFEPSNTGSASGGLSNANFAHFDNFPKSSSADFGSFSSSSQSNSTGAGSDAVQSTSVSVDRYAVLADLDNVFSSAKTEQGGGIPIGVSAAPTAAAAGLPQKQPVGPAWGDRYAALAELDTVFSPPAPATSVYNTTSTSQRSVFGPETVVSTAQAQQPISSMAQGFGAAQSTNPFVAAGVAPAGAPTNPFQCNGRAASVAAAAASFGTGSMSMPSGFGNAAAYNFPTSFSGTFQPPFPGQAPFPQPPAFPQQPNGGGFPAFGPAKPVVTPFGQGMAGPMVPNNPFLGAGPPAQYPAGGSSTNPFL comes from the exons GCGAGGACTGAATCCACCTCATAGAGTCAAGTCCATTTCCATGACAACGTTCACGCAACAGGAAATCGAGTTCCTGCAGAAACATGGCAATGAG gcgTGTAAACGGATCTGGCTCGGCCTTTATGATGACAGAACCTCCTCAGTACCAGACTTCAGGGAACCACAGAAAGTCAAGGAGTTCCTTCAAGAAAAATACGAGAAGAAGAGATG GTACGTACCTCCCGAACAGGCCAAAGTGGTGGCATCAGTCCATGCTTCCATCTCTGGCTCCTCGaacagcagcaccagcagcaccccAGAAGTAAGACCATTAAAATCCCTACTGGGGGAGTCGGCCCCCTCTCTGCACCTCAACAAGAACACCCCACCAAATCAG TCTCCAGTGGTGAGCCGTGGACAAACCCACCAACAACAGCTCCATGATAAGAAGTTTGACCTCCTCAGTGACTTGGGTGGAGACATCTTTGCGGCCCCGCCCAATGCGAATGCGGCCGCCAGTGCCGGTTTTGCTAACTTTGCACATTTCAACAGCCACACAA cggcacagAGTGCCAACGCAGATGCAGACTTTGCAAACTTTGCTGCATTCGGGAGCGCTGCTGGGTCGACAGGTGGTTTCCCCTCTGCACCCCACGCCACATTTGAGCCCTCGAACACAG GTAGCGCCTCAGGGGGACTATCAAATGCCAATTTTGCACATTTTGACAACTTCCCCAAATCAAGTAGTGCCGACTTTGGATCCTTCAGTTCTTCCTCCCAGAGTAACTCCACAGGAGCTGGCAGTGACGCTGTACAGAGTACTAGCGTTTCTGTCGATAGATACGCAGTCCTGGCTGACCTGGATAACGTTTTTAGCTCTGCCAAAACAGAGCAAG GAGGAGGTATTCCCATCGGGGTGAGTGCAGCCCCGACGGCGGCGGCGGCAGGTTTGCCTCAGAAGCAGCCAGTGGGTCCAGCTTGGGGGGACCGCTATGCGGCTTTAGCTGAGCTTGACACTGTTTTCAGCCCGCCCGCCCCTGCCACCAGTGTTTACAACACCACCAGCACCTCACAAAG GAGTGTGTTTGGCCCAGAGACGGTGGTGTCAACAGCACAAGCACAGCAGCCCATATCGAGCATGGCTCAGGGTTTTGGAG CAGCACAGTCAACTAATCCATTTGTAGCTGCTGGTGTTGCTCCGGCAGGGGCTCCCACCAACCCATTCCAGTGCAACGGCAGAGCAGCAAGCGTGGCGGCCGCGGCAG CATCTTTTGGCACAGGCTCCATGAGTATGCCGTCTGGATTTGGAAATGCTGCAGCCTACAACTTCCCTACCAGTTTCAGTGGAACATTCCAGCCACCTTTTCCTGGCCAGGCTCCCTTCCCTCAGCCTCCTGCATTTCCCCAGCAACCCAAcg gtggagGATTCCCAGCCTTTGGCCCAGCCAAGCCTGTTGTAACTCCTTTTGGACAGGGAATGGCAGGACCTATGGTCCCTAACAACCCTTTTCTG GGTGCAGGTCCACCCGCACAGTACCCGGCAGGAGGCTCCTCAACAAACCCCTTCTTATAG
- the agfg1a gene encoding arf-GAP domain and FG repeat-containing protein 1a isoform X9, producing the protein MAASAKRKQEEKHLKMLREMTSLPPNRKCFDCDQRGPTYANMTVGSFVCTSCSGILRGLNPPHRVKSISMTTFTQQEIEFLQKHGNEACKRIWLGLYDDRTSSVPDFREPQKVKEFLQEKYEKKRWYVPPEQAKVVASVHASISGSSNSSTSSTPEVRPLKSLLGESAPSLHLNKNTPPNQSPVVSRGQTHQQQLHDKKFDLLSDLGGDIFAAPPNANAAASAGFANFAHFNSHTSSASGGLSNANFAHFDNFPKSSSADFGSFSSSSQSNSTGAGSDAVQSTSVSVDRYAVLADLDNVFSSAKTEQGGGIPIGVSAAPTAAAAGLPQKQPVGPAWGDRYAALAELDTVFSPPAPATSVYNTTSTSQRSVFGPETVVSTAQAQQPISSMAQGFGAAQSTNPFVAAGVAPAGAPTNPFQCNGRAASVAAAAGLAEALHWQGYTPTFASFGTGSMSMPSGFGNAAAYNFPTSFSGTFQPPFPGQAPFPQPPAFPQQPNGGGFPAFGPAKPVVTPFGQGMAGPMVPNNPFLGAGPPAQYPAGGSSTNPFL; encoded by the exons GCGAGGACTGAATCCACCTCATAGAGTCAAGTCCATTTCCATGACAACGTTCACGCAACAGGAAATCGAGTTCCTGCAGAAACATGGCAATGAG gcgTGTAAACGGATCTGGCTCGGCCTTTATGATGACAGAACCTCCTCAGTACCAGACTTCAGGGAACCACAGAAAGTCAAGGAGTTCCTTCAAGAAAAATACGAGAAGAAGAGATG GTACGTACCTCCCGAACAGGCCAAAGTGGTGGCATCAGTCCATGCTTCCATCTCTGGCTCCTCGaacagcagcaccagcagcaccccAGAAGTAAGACCATTAAAATCCCTACTGGGGGAGTCGGCCCCCTCTCTGCACCTCAACAAGAACACCCCACCAAATCAG TCTCCAGTGGTGAGCCGTGGACAAACCCACCAACAACAGCTCCATGATAAGAAGTTTGACCTCCTCAGTGACTTGGGTGGAGACATCTTTGCGGCCCCGCCCAATGCGAATGCGGCCGCCAGTGCCGGTTTTGCTAACTTTGCACATTTCAACAGCCACACAA GTAGCGCCTCAGGGGGACTATCAAATGCCAATTTTGCACATTTTGACAACTTCCCCAAATCAAGTAGTGCCGACTTTGGATCCTTCAGTTCTTCCTCCCAGAGTAACTCCACAGGAGCTGGCAGTGACGCTGTACAGAGTACTAGCGTTTCTGTCGATAGATACGCAGTCCTGGCTGACCTGGATAACGTTTTTAGCTCTGCCAAAACAGAGCAAG GAGGAGGTATTCCCATCGGGGTGAGTGCAGCCCCGACGGCGGCGGCGGCAGGTTTGCCTCAGAAGCAGCCAGTGGGTCCAGCTTGGGGGGACCGCTATGCGGCTTTAGCTGAGCTTGACACTGTTTTCAGCCCGCCCGCCCCTGCCACCAGTGTTTACAACACCACCAGCACCTCACAAAG GAGTGTGTTTGGCCCAGAGACGGTGGTGTCAACAGCACAAGCACAGCAGCCCATATCGAGCATGGCTCAGGGTTTTGGAG CAGCACAGTCAACTAATCCATTTGTAGCTGCTGGTGTTGCTCCGGCAGGGGCTCCCACCAACCCATTCCAGTGCAACGGCAGAGCAGCAAGCGTGGCGGCCGCGGCAG GCTTGGCGGAGGCTCTTCATTGGCAGGGTTATACCCCCACCTTTG CATCTTTTGGCACAGGCTCCATGAGTATGCCGTCTGGATTTGGAAATGCTGCAGCCTACAACTTCCCTACCAGTTTCAGTGGAACATTCCAGCCACCTTTTCCTGGCCAGGCTCCCTTCCCTCAGCCTCCTGCATTTCCCCAGCAACCCAAcg gtggagGATTCCCAGCCTTTGGCCCAGCCAAGCCTGTTGTAACTCCTTTTGGACAGGGAATGGCAGGACCTATGGTCCCTAACAACCCTTTTCTG GGTGCAGGTCCACCCGCACAGTACCCGGCAGGAGGCTCCTCAACAAACCCCTTCTTATAG
- the agfg1a gene encoding arf-GAP domain and FG repeat-containing protein 1a isoform X8 — translation MAASAKRKQEEKHLKMLREMTSLPPNRKCFDCDQRGPTYANMTVGSFVCTSCSGILRGLNPPHRVKSISMTTFTQQEIEFLQKHGNEACKRIWLGLYDDRTSSVPDFREPQKVKEFLQEKYEKKRWYVPPEQAKVVASVHASISGSSNSSTSSTPEVRPLKSLLGESAPSLHLNKNTPPNQSPVVSRGQTHQQQLHDKKFDLLSDLGGDIFAAPPNANAAASAGFANFAHFNSHTTAQSANADADFANFAAFGSAAGSTGGFPSAPHATFEPSNTGSASGGLSNANFAHFDNFPKSSSADFGSFSSSSQSNSTGAGSDAVQSTSVSVDRYAVLADLDNVFSSAKTEQGGGIPIGVSAAPTAAAAGLPQKQPVGPAWGDRYAALAELDTVFSPPAPATSVYNTTSTSQRSVFGPETVVSTAQAQQPISSMAQGFGAAQSTNPFVAAGVAPAGAPTNPFQCNGRAASVAAAAGLAEALHWQGYTPTFASFGTGSMSMPSGFGNAAAYNFPTSFSGTFQPPFPGQAPFPQPPAFPQQPNGGGFPAFGPAKPVVTPFGQGMAGPMVPNNPFLGAGPPAQYPAGGSSTNPFL, via the exons GCGAGGACTGAATCCACCTCATAGAGTCAAGTCCATTTCCATGACAACGTTCACGCAACAGGAAATCGAGTTCCTGCAGAAACATGGCAATGAG gcgTGTAAACGGATCTGGCTCGGCCTTTATGATGACAGAACCTCCTCAGTACCAGACTTCAGGGAACCACAGAAAGTCAAGGAGTTCCTTCAAGAAAAATACGAGAAGAAGAGATG GTACGTACCTCCCGAACAGGCCAAAGTGGTGGCATCAGTCCATGCTTCCATCTCTGGCTCCTCGaacagcagcaccagcagcaccccAGAAGTAAGACCATTAAAATCCCTACTGGGGGAGTCGGCCCCCTCTCTGCACCTCAACAAGAACACCCCACCAAATCAG TCTCCAGTGGTGAGCCGTGGACAAACCCACCAACAACAGCTCCATGATAAGAAGTTTGACCTCCTCAGTGACTTGGGTGGAGACATCTTTGCGGCCCCGCCCAATGCGAATGCGGCCGCCAGTGCCGGTTTTGCTAACTTTGCACATTTCAACAGCCACACAA cggcacagAGTGCCAACGCAGATGCAGACTTTGCAAACTTTGCTGCATTCGGGAGCGCTGCTGGGTCGACAGGTGGTTTCCCCTCTGCACCCCACGCCACATTTGAGCCCTCGAACACAG GTAGCGCCTCAGGGGGACTATCAAATGCCAATTTTGCACATTTTGACAACTTCCCCAAATCAAGTAGTGCCGACTTTGGATCCTTCAGTTCTTCCTCCCAGAGTAACTCCACAGGAGCTGGCAGTGACGCTGTACAGAGTACTAGCGTTTCTGTCGATAGATACGCAGTCCTGGCTGACCTGGATAACGTTTTTAGCTCTGCCAAAACAGAGCAAG GAGGAGGTATTCCCATCGGGGTGAGTGCAGCCCCGACGGCGGCGGCGGCAGGTTTGCCTCAGAAGCAGCCAGTGGGTCCAGCTTGGGGGGACCGCTATGCGGCTTTAGCTGAGCTTGACACTGTTTTCAGCCCGCCCGCCCCTGCCACCAGTGTTTACAACACCACCAGCACCTCACAAAG GAGTGTGTTTGGCCCAGAGACGGTGGTGTCAACAGCACAAGCACAGCAGCCCATATCGAGCATGGCTCAGGGTTTTGGAG CAGCACAGTCAACTAATCCATTTGTAGCTGCTGGTGTTGCTCCGGCAGGGGCTCCCACCAACCCATTCCAGTGCAACGGCAGAGCAGCAAGCGTGGCGGCCGCGGCAG GCTTGGCGGAGGCTCTTCATTGGCAGGGTTATACCCCCACCTTTG CATCTTTTGGCACAGGCTCCATGAGTATGCCGTCTGGATTTGGAAATGCTGCAGCCTACAACTTCCCTACCAGTTTCAGTGGAACATTCCAGCCACCTTTTCCTGGCCAGGCTCCCTTCCCTCAGCCTCCTGCATTTCCCCAGCAACCCAAcg gtggagGATTCCCAGCCTTTGGCCCAGCCAAGCCTGTTGTAACTCCTTTTGGACAGGGAATGGCAGGACCTATGGTCCCTAACAACCCTTTTCTG GGTGCAGGTCCACCCGCACAGTACCCGGCAGGAGGCTCCTCAACAAACCCCTTCTTATAG